The following are encoded together in the Drosophila biarmipes strain raj3 chromosome 3L, RU_DBia_V1.1, whole genome shotgun sequence genome:
- the LOC108034618 gene encoding uncharacterized protein LOC108034618, which translates to MSAKRIRGKNFSEQEEHVLIDLVLLKKDILQDKKKDAATWRRKAETWEQLAAEFRAQTGTDRTCSALREKYDNMKKNSRNKYRGVKNWDVEKELSAAGSSWCIRRTSMMTDNNEGHMGNVTTPLENQFDSDGNFQLVNVAKEENPSISSSSSPLLQENIVDLEEPEVSSLETSERWKAKRLRQWDSPPVPQTNRSSRVEEEQVELFKLQQQYYREQNVRAAEKHKYEVERELIELQTARIKNQLLEMEMEIKREELAKIKQLKQSTLS; encoded by the exons ATGTCGGCCAAGCGAATTCGGGGAAAGAACTTTTCCGAGCAGGAAGAGCACGTTCTGATTGACCTCGTGCTGCTGAAGAAGGACATTCTGCAGGACAAGAAGAAGGACGCCGCCACCTGGCGCAGGAAGGCCGAAACGTGGGAGCAACTGGCCGCGGAGTTCAGGGCGCAAACGGGCACCGACCGGACGTGCAGTGCCCTCCGAGAGAAGTACGATAATATGAAGAAAAACTCCCGGAACAAGTACAGAGGGGTCAAGAACTGGGACGTCGAAAAGGAACTCTCGGCGGCAGGAAGctcgtggtgcatcaggaggaCCTCAATGATGACGGATAACAACGAGGGACACATGGGAAACGTCACCACCCCGCTGGAGAACCAGTTCGACAGCGACG GCAATTTCCAGTTGGTGAACGTAGCCAAAGAGGAAAACCCCTCAATCAGCTCAAGCAGCTCTCCATTACTGCAG GAAAACATTGTTGATCTCGAGGAACCCGAGGTGTCCAGCCTGGAGACTTCGGAGAGATGGAAGGCGAAAAGATTGAGGCAGTGGGACTCTCCGCCTGTGCCGCAAACCAACCGATCATCCCGCGTCGAAGAGGAGCAGGTGGAATTGTTTAAGCTGCAACAGCAGTATTACAGAGAGCAGAATGTCAGGGCCGCCGAAAAACACAAATACGAAGTGGAGAGGGAACTCATTGAACTGCAGACGGCTCGAATCAAGAACCAACTActcgaaatggaaatggaaataaagCGCGAGGAACTAGCCAAGATTAAGCAGCTTAAGCAAAGTACTTTAAGTTAG
- the LOC108035634 gene encoding leucine-rich repeat-containing protein 59, with protein MPKPGDKAKVKVNVKERVVDESCDLSLSELSEIPVREIASFKRVTVLDLSSNRLVNLGKNFSILTRLVRLDLSKNQIAFLPEDFGQLEQLRHLDLYNNCLEHLPISFGQLRRLRYLDLKGNPLTPAWQKIVGCCSTQKDCQQAAKNTVSICANYKPEFIERERLAAQETLKMAGAGDSHANSNAQANGGATGGKKSTKPNNKKAKAKKLAGGGDNELTIKPVNAGAGLSGTGGTGSGSKSSLKNNQRKKNSNGGSWLNLLSRAALSSLVTFLVLFVINLLLIYMIMFKNPDIADKLVEYIPHQYRDWILTKTEIFRLRVTDWISEFRTPPEEH; from the exons ATGCCGAAGCCCGGGGACAAGGCCAAGGTGAAGGTGAACGTGAAGGAGCGGGTGGTGGACGAGTCCTGCGATCTGAGCCTCTCCGAGCTGAGCGAGATACCGGTGCGGGAGATT GCTTCGTTCAAGCGCGTCACTGTCCTGGATCTCTCCAGCAATCGCCTGGTCAACCTGGGA AAAAACTTTTCGATTCTCACACGTCTGGTGCGACTGGATCTGAGCAAGAACCAAATAGCATTCCTGCCCGAGGACTTTGGccagctggagcagctgcGCCACTTGGACCTGTACAACAACTGCCTGGAGCACCTGCCCATCAGCTTCGGTCAGCTGCGTCGCTTGCGCTACTTGGATCTGAAGGGGAACCCCCTGACGCCCGCCTGGCAGAAGATTGTGGGCTGCTGCTCCACCCAAAAGGACTGCCAGCAGGCGGCCAAGAACACG GTCAGCATTTGCGCCAACTACAAGCCGGAATTCATTGAACGCGAACGTTTGGCCGCCCAGGAGACCCTGAAAATGGCCGGAGCCGGGGACTCCCATGCCAACTCCAATGCCCAAGCAAATGGCGGAGCAACTGGCGGAAAAAAGTCCACTAAGCCCAACAACAAGAAAGCGAAAGCCAAAAAACTCGCCGGAGGTGGAGACAACGAGCTGACAATCAAACCAGTGAATGCCGGGGCAGGATTATCAGGAACTGGAGGAACTGGGTCGGGCTCCAAGTCAAGTCTGAAGAACAATCAAAGGAAGAAGAACTCGAATGGCGGCTCGTGGCTGAATCTGCTCTCCCGGGCCGCACTGTCCTCACTGGTGACCTTTCTCGTGCTCTTCGTCATCAACTTGCTGCTCATCTATATGATCATGTTCAAGAATCCCGACATCGCAGACAAGCTGGTGGAGTACATACCACACCAGTATCGCGATTGGATCCTGACCAAAACGGAGATCTTCCGGCTGCGAGTCACCGACTGGATCTCGGAGTTCCGTACACCCCCGGAGGAACACTGA
- the LOC108035661 gene encoding 40S ribosomal protein S9, with protein sequence MVNGRIPSVFSKTYVTPRRPYEKARLDQELKIIGEYGLRNKREVWRVKYALAKIRKAARELLTLDEKDEKRLFQGNALLRRLVRIGVLDESRMKLDYVLGLKIEDFLERRLQTQVFKLGLAKSIHHARVLIRQRHIRVRKQVVNIPSFVVRLDSQKHIDFSLKSPFGGGRPGRVKRKNLKKNQGGGGGAAEEEED encoded by the exons AACGGCCGCATACCCTCGGTCTTCTCGAAGACCTACGTGACTCCCCGTCGCCCCTATGAGAAGGCGCGTCTGGACCAGGAGTTGAAGATCATCGGCGAGTATGGTCTGCGCAACAAGCGCGAGGTGTGGCGCGTCAAGTACGCCCTGGCCAAGATCCGTAAGGCCGCCCGTGAGCTGCTGACCCTCGACGAGAAGGACGAGAAGCGTCTTTTCCAGG GTAACGCCCTGCTGCGTCGTCTGGTGCGCATCGGTGTCCTGGACGAGTCGCGCATGAAGCTCGATTACGTGCTGGGTCTGAAGATCGAGGACTTCTTGGAGCGCCGTCTGCAGACGCAGGTGTTCAAGCTGGGATTGGCCAAGTCCATCCACCACGCCCGCGTGCTGATCCGCCAGCGTCACATTCG TGTGCGCAAGCAGGTGGTCAACATCCCGTCGTTCGTGGTGCGCCTGGACTCGCAGAAGCACATCGACTTCTCCCTGAAGTCGCCCTTCGGCGGCGGCCGTCCCGGTCGCGTCAAGAGGAAGAACCTGAAGAAGAACCAgggcggtggcggcggagctgctgaagaggaggaggactaA